A region from the Myxococcales bacterium genome encodes:
- a CDS encoding GNAT family N-acetyltransferase gives MAAGKISVRSITLKEIQPLREKWLVASGLIVTDGFEGDARSRTQHLGAIRKGKILGIVSLFNEPRPAMVEAKAWRLRGLAVNPSVRGEGCGRSLIEGAARHIARSRGNLLWANVPVVSCDFFCALDFEIAGDAFDVHDLDPHHRILLHLNKR, from the coding sequence ATGGCAGCAGGGAAGATTTCGGTCAGATCGATCACGCTAAAAGAGATTCAACCCTTGCGAGAGAAGTGGCTGGTCGCGTCCGGCTTGATTGTCACGGATGGGTTTGAGGGAGATGCCCGATCGCGAACGCAACACCTCGGCGCGATCCGCAAGGGGAAAATTCTGGGCATCGTCTCGCTGTTCAACGAACCGCGTCCGGCGATGGTCGAGGCAAAGGCCTGGCGGTTGCGCGGCCTCGCGGTCAATCCGAGTGTTCGCGGCGAAGGTTGTGGCCGATCACTCATCGAAGGAGCGGCGCGCCACATCGCGCGTTCTCGAGGCAATCTGCTCTGGGCCAACGTCCCAGTCGTCTCCTGTGATTTCTTTTGCGCGCTCGACTTCGAGATTGCCGGCGACGCCTTCGATGTGCATGACCTGGATCCACACCATCGGATTCTGTTGCACCTGAACAAGCGTTAG
- a CDS encoding response regulator produces MNSRLDTKTGSQDPDQLEILQLQNELYRRAQVALEADRQESVLMFENAPAGLFVLGEDGAIRRVNRRGADALGVQVKDLVNENFQKFVSEPSAALFAEHLVLANGRPRSVSSDLLLRRANGMAFWARTRSELSRSSSRADEHIIVTIDDIDDLVPDIRSQSELNAPVGKIESAPVEELGGRILVIDDEELVLKATARVLHRMGYEIVSFTEPCQALLEFEASPEAYDAIVTDFRMPEMNGLELSERLVALRQDVPILLTSAFTGEIDKARVEEIGIERVLEKPVSAEELGLWLAEVIPEK; encoded by the coding sequence ATGAACAGTCGTTTGGATACAAAGACCGGCAGCCAAGATCCTGATCAACTCGAAATACTTCAGCTGCAGAATGAGCTGTATCGCCGCGCCCAGGTTGCACTCGAGGCGGACCGGCAAGAATCGGTCTTGATGTTCGAGAACGCGCCAGCCGGCTTGTTCGTGCTGGGAGAAGACGGTGCGATACGTCGGGTGAATCGTCGCGGTGCCGACGCGCTCGGAGTTCAGGTCAAAGATCTGGTCAATGAAAATTTCCAGAAGTTCGTCAGCGAACCCTCGGCCGCACTCTTCGCTGAACATCTAGTGTTGGCGAACGGAAGACCGCGCAGCGTGTCGAGTGATTTGCTGTTGCGCCGAGCCAACGGGATGGCGTTCTGGGCCCGAACCCGGAGCGAGCTGTCGCGGTCTTCGAGCCGGGCTGACGAGCACATCATCGTCACCATCGACGATATCGATGATCTGGTCCCGGATATTCGCTCGCAAAGCGAGCTGAATGCACCGGTGGGCAAGATCGAATCTGCACCCGTCGAGGAGTTGGGGGGACGGATTCTGGTCATCGACGACGAGGAGTTGGTGCTGAAGGCCACCGCCCGAGTGCTGCACCGCATGGGATATGAAATTGTGAGCTTTACAGAGCCCTGTCAGGCCCTGTTGGAGTTCGAAGCGTCACCTGAGGCTTACGATGCGATCGTCACCGATTTTCGCATGCCGGAGATGAACGGTCTGGAGCTTTCAGAACGCCTGGTGGCGCTGCGCCAAGATGTTCCGATTCTCTTGACCTCTGCGTTTACCGGTGAGATCGACAAGGCGAGGGTGGAAGAGATTGGGATCGAGCGGGTGTTGGAGAAGCCTGTGTCGGCGGAGGAGTTGGGACTCTGGCTGGCGGAGGTGATTCCGGAGAAATGA
- a CDS encoding competence/damage-inducible protein A encodes MFRAKGCDLAADFAVGYDQNMPTAGFLVIGNEILSGKVVDTNSPFLAKQLREIGVDLERILIIADDVDIIAREVRSMSENYDHVMTSGGIGPTHDDVTMEGVAKAFDLPLELDSELYKRIEQATGVHFNESMRKMAMLPKGAHVEEAGELWFPLISLRNVFILPGIPNLFERKFESIRKQLVGVPIALRRVYVTSYESEIAVHLNELLVEFSDLMLGSYPQIGDSDFRVMLTLESRDEQYLQHALDSLLSRLAPNTIHRVE; translated from the coding sequence GTGTTCCGTGCGAAGGGGTGTGACTTGGCCGCAGACTTTGCCGTCGGGTACGATCAGAACATGCCGACCGCCGGATTTCTCGTCATAGGAAACGAAATTCTTTCCGGCAAGGTAGTCGATACCAACTCGCCCTTTCTCGCCAAGCAGCTGAGAGAGATCGGTGTCGATCTCGAGCGGATCCTCATCATCGCCGACGATGTCGACATCATTGCCCGCGAAGTGCGCAGCATGAGCGAGAACTACGACCACGTGATGACATCCGGGGGCATTGGCCCTACTCATGACGACGTCACGATGGAAGGAGTGGCAAAAGCCTTCGATCTGCCCCTCGAGCTCGACTCCGAACTGTACAAACGGATCGAGCAGGCTACGGGGGTTCATTTCAACGAAAGCATGCGAAAAATGGCGATGCTGCCCAAGGGAGCGCACGTCGAGGAAGCAGGGGAACTCTGGTTTCCGCTGATCAGCCTTCGCAATGTCTTCATTCTTCCCGGCATTCCAAATCTGTTCGAGCGGAAGTTCGAATCGATTCGCAAACAACTCGTCGGGGTTCCGATTGCGTTGCGTCGGGTCTACGTGACGTCGTACGAGAGCGAGATCGCCGTTCATCTCAATGAATTGCTCGTTGAGTTTTCGGATCTGATGCTCGGCTCGTACCCGCAAATCGGGGATTCGGATTTTCGCGTGATGCTCACCCTCGAGTCTCGCGACGAGCAGTACCTCCAACACGCGTTGGATTCGCTGCTCTCTCGCCTGGCGCCGAACACGATCCATCGGGTCGAGTAG
- a CDS encoding M23 family metallopeptidase has translation MSTALNWKGWTAIGLMLFAGSMLLYSIPRFESVAPQIAGPESLALGKSGKNLELQLDDADTGLRSVQLRIVHRGGGQVVFEEEYAGNLFTGAIEREVPPVVIFLDPKALGLADGPATLIVTARDWSWSNNGAGNRSEVGIRIEVDTKAPRIEYSSGLTYIYRGGAAAAAYRVDEATATDGVRVGDQFYSGYPVPNTDVSEGRRIAFFAIAVHSPADPKIEIEATDHAGNQTHVRLRTKIFERRFPEERLSLSDRFFDRVIPPLAEKLGVSAPSNEEAFQLINRDVRAENEQRIQALVETSDAERHWSKVFVQLPNSKVMSRFAERRRYFKGDEEISEATHYGFDLASLATADVIAANRGRVLFADELGIYGNCLLVDHGLGLTTLYAHLTDFAVQVGDMVERRQVLGRTGSTGLAGGDHLHFAILIGGTYVDPLEWWDASWIKNHVEVKLSAENL, from the coding sequence ATGAGTACCGCATTGAACTGGAAAGGGTGGACCGCAATCGGTCTCATGCTGTTCGCGGGGTCGATGCTGCTCTATTCCATTCCCAGGTTCGAGAGCGTGGCTCCACAAATTGCGGGGCCGGAGAGTCTCGCCCTCGGAAAATCCGGCAAAAATCTCGAACTGCAACTCGACGACGCAGACACGGGGCTGCGCAGCGTCCAACTGCGCATCGTTCATCGGGGCGGAGGCCAGGTGGTCTTCGAAGAAGAGTACGCCGGCAACTTGTTCACCGGGGCAATCGAGCGCGAGGTACCCCCCGTCGTCATTTTCCTCGATCCGAAGGCATTGGGCCTGGCCGACGGTCCCGCAACCCTGATCGTGACGGCACGGGACTGGTCCTGGAGCAACAACGGGGCGGGCAATCGCAGCGAAGTCGGGATCCGAATCGAAGTCGATACCAAGGCGCCCCGCATCGAATACAGCTCGGGGCTGACCTACATCTACCGCGGCGGCGCCGCGGCGGCGGCGTATCGCGTCGATGAAGCCACGGCAACGGATGGCGTGCGGGTCGGAGATCAATTCTATTCCGGTTATCCAGTCCCGAACACGGACGTGTCAGAGGGCAGACGGATCGCTTTCTTCGCCATCGCGGTCCACTCCCCGGCAGACCCCAAGATCGAAATCGAAGCCACCGATCACGCAGGCAATCAGACGCATGTGCGACTGCGGACCAAGATTTTCGAGCGCAGGTTCCCCGAAGAGCGGCTCTCGCTTTCGGATCGGTTCTTCGACCGGGTGATTCCACCGTTGGCCGAAAAGCTCGGCGTCTCGGCCCCGAGCAATGAGGAGGCATTCCAGCTGATTAACCGCGACGTTCGCGCCGAGAATGAACAGCGAATTCAAGCGCTGGTCGAAACGAGCGACGCGGAAAGACACTGGTCCAAGGTCTTTGTCCAGCTCCCCAATTCCAAGGTGATGAGCCGCTTTGCCGAACGGCGGCGCTACTTCAAAGGCGACGAAGAAATTTCCGAGGCGACGCATTATGGCTTCGACCTGGCCTCACTTGCGACGGCGGACGTCATCGCAGCCAATCGGGGCCGGGTGCTGTTTGCAGACGAGTTGGGAATCTACGGCAATTGCCTGTTGGTCGATCACGGCCTGGGGCTCACCACCCTCTACGCTCATCTCACTGACTTCGCGGTACAGGTCGGTGACATGGTCGAACGCAGGCAGGTACTCGGCAGGACCGGGTCGACTGGTCTCGCGGGAGGAGACCATCTCCATTTTGCAATCCTGATCGGAGGGACGTACGTCGATCCGCTCGAATGGTGGGATGCCAGTTGGATCAAGAACCACGTCGAAGTCAAGCTGTCCGCAGAAAACCTGTGA
- a CDS encoding tyrosine--tRNA ligase, translated as MARPNETFLSELEWRGLLHQTAGDGLSDHIASPGRTAYCGFDPTADSLGVGNLVALSIMRLWQRAGHRPILLQGGATGLIGDPSGKDAERNLLKDDEVRHNLECQAKIIRPLFTWEDEDPKTGARLVNNLDWWSDLNFIDVLRDIGKHFSVNAMMQRDSVRDRLEKRDQGISYTEFSYMILQAYDFLHLHRSHDCTVQISGSDQYGNIVSGMDLIRRDAAASGREAESFAVTTPLLLKADGKKFGKSESGNIWLSSDRTSPYAFYQFWINASDADAGRFLRTFTLLGRDEIEAIEKQHAAAPHERCAQQRLAEEITGLIHGAEELARVQAATLALFGKGALQDLDATLLSDVFADVPHSTHQKTELEKDGVALADLLPKTSLAKSKREAREYLKNGAIAVNGQKAISEARLTERDLLHGETILIKRGKKLWHASIWR; from the coding sequence ATGGCGCGTCCCAATGAAACATTTTTGAGCGAACTCGAGTGGCGCGGGCTGTTGCACCAGACCGCCGGCGACGGACTTTCGGACCACATCGCTTCGCCGGGTCGTACCGCCTACTGCGGCTTTGATCCGACGGCGGACAGTCTCGGGGTGGGAAACCTGGTCGCTCTCTCGATCATGCGGCTCTGGCAGCGGGCAGGCCATCGCCCAATTTTGCTGCAAGGCGGCGCAACCGGGCTGATCGGCGACCCGAGCGGCAAGGACGCAGAGCGAAATCTGCTGAAAGATGACGAGGTTCGTCACAACCTCGAATGCCAGGCCAAGATCATTCGACCGCTATTTACCTGGGAGGACGAAGATCCCAAGACCGGTGCGCGTCTGGTGAACAACCTCGATTGGTGGAGCGATCTCAACTTCATCGATGTTCTGCGCGACATCGGAAAGCACTTCTCGGTCAACGCCATGATGCAACGCGACTCCGTGCGCGACCGACTGGAGAAGCGAGACCAGGGCATCAGCTACACCGAGTTTTCCTACATGATCCTCCAGGCATACGACTTTCTTCATCTGCACCGCTCACACGATTGCACAGTGCAAATATCCGGCTCCGACCAGTATGGAAACATCGTCTCCGGGATGGATCTGATCCGTCGCGATGCCGCCGCGAGCGGACGAGAAGCCGAAAGCTTTGCCGTCACGACACCTCTTCTCCTCAAAGCCGACGGAAAGAAGTTCGGCAAGAGCGAGTCGGGCAATATCTGGCTCTCCTCCGACCGTACCAGCCCCTACGCGTTCTACCAGTTCTGGATCAACGCCAGCGACGCTGACGCGGGACGATTCTTGCGGACCTTTACACTGCTCGGCCGAGACGAAATCGAGGCGATCGAAAAACAACATGCCGCCGCTCCCCATGAACGCTGTGCCCAGCAGCGACTGGCGGAAGAGATCACGGGATTGATCCACGGGGCGGAAGAACTCGCGCGCGTTCAGGCCGCGACCCTGGCCCTGTTCGGCAAGGGCGCGCTACAGGATCTCGACGCGACGCTGTTGAGCGATGTCTTCGCCGACGTCCCCCACTCTACCCATCAAAAGACCGAACTCGAAAAAGATGGTGTTGCCCTCGCGGATCTACTGCCCAAGACAAGCCTCGCAAAATCCAAGCGTGAGGCCCGCGAGTATCTCAAGAACGGGGCGATCGCGGTCAATGGACAAAAGGCCATATCAGAAGCCAGGCTTACCGAACGAGACTTGTTGCACGGGGAAACGATCCTGATCAAGCGCGGCAAAAAGTTGTGGCACGCCAGTATCTGGCGTTAG
- a CDS encoding diacylglycerol kinase family protein produces MRERAGESNQETRAETEGFSLGSRAKSFGHAFAGIALVVRTQHNARIHCLATLLVVGLGALLPLSALEWCALILAIAGVWIAEAMNTALEFLADATNPEDHPLVGRAKDAAAGAVLIAAIAAAAVGLIVLGPHCLKFLGAGC; encoded by the coding sequence ATGCGGGAGCGGGCGGGCGAATCCAACCAAGAGACGCGGGCTGAGACCGAGGGGTTCTCCCTCGGCAGCCGTGCAAAGAGCTTTGGTCATGCCTTCGCGGGCATCGCCCTGGTGGTCCGCACCCAGCACAATGCTCGGATTCATTGTCTCGCTACCTTGTTGGTGGTCGGGCTCGGAGCTCTGCTTCCTCTCTCCGCCTTGGAATGGTGTGCTTTGATTCTCGCGATCGCCGGAGTGTGGATCGCAGAAGCAATGAACACCGCACTGGAATTCTTGGCCGACGCCACAAACCCCGAAGACCACCCGCTGGTAGGTCGGGCAAAGGACGCCGCCGCGGGCGCAGTCCTCATCGCGGCAATCGCCGCCGCTGCCGTGGGCCTGATCGTTCTGGGCCCCCACTGCCTCAAATTTTTGGGGGCAGGCTGCTAG
- the mutY gene encoding A/G-specific adenine glycosylase translates to MRDLGPRTRPGRIKRLRERLLEWYDISQRDLPWRRSRDPYAIWISEAMLQQTRVETVIPYYKRFLERFPDVESLATADREDVFEVWSGLGYYSRARNLHRAALMVMDEFDGSIPSNVEALRKLPGVGRYTAGAIASIAFNLPEAIVDANVVRVLARLLDIRADVSRKDVHERIWEEAGALAKGQRPGDLNQALMEFGATVCTPQSPRCEHVCPMKRLCHGLRTGEVESLPNKPKKKEPRPVTAIAAWLPRRDEVLLVQRPDKGLLASLWELPGGELPADAEPKDHVMRMLRERTGLEIRNPIAVGTVEHVFTHLRLSLHLFRCQPVGGRVRLRGGYQSHHWVRPSRMLDFPQATLNRKALELFL, encoded by the coding sequence ATGCGCGACCTCGGACCGAGAACACGGCCGGGGCGAATCAAGCGGCTGCGAGAGCGTCTTCTCGAGTGGTACGACATCAGCCAGCGCGATTTGCCCTGGCGGCGTTCGCGCGATCCCTACGCGATCTGGATCTCGGAGGCGATGCTCCAACAAACCAGGGTCGAAACCGTCATCCCCTACTACAAGCGCTTCCTCGAGCGCTTTCCCGACGTCGAGTCACTCGCGACTGCCGACCGGGAAGACGTCTTCGAAGTGTGGTCCGGTCTCGGCTACTACTCGCGCGCGCGCAACCTTCACCGTGCAGCGCTCATGGTGATGGACGAATTCGATGGATCGATCCCGAGCAACGTCGAGGCCCTGCGGAAGCTTCCCGGAGTCGGCCGCTACACCGCGGGCGCGATCGCATCGATCGCGTTCAATCTTCCCGAGGCAATCGTGGACGCCAACGTCGTGCGCGTACTCGCTCGCCTGCTCGACATTCGCGCCGATGTGAGCCGCAAGGATGTCCATGAACGCATCTGGGAAGAAGCCGGCGCCCTCGCCAAGGGGCAGCGCCCGGGAGATCTCAACCAGGCATTGATGGAGTTCGGCGCCACGGTCTGCACACCGCAATCTCCGCGCTGCGAGCATGTCTGTCCGATGAAACGACTGTGCCACGGCCTGCGCACGGGTGAAGTCGAATCGCTTCCCAACAAGCCCAAGAAGAAAGAGCCGCGCCCGGTGACCGCCATCGCGGCCTGGCTCCCGCGCCGTGACGAGGTTCTCCTGGTTCAACGACCCGACAAGGGTCTACTTGCCAGCCTTTGGGAACTTCCAGGTGGCGAACTTCCCGCAGACGCCGAGCCCAAGGACCACGTGATGCGAATGCTGCGGGAGCGCACTGGACTTGAAATTCGAAATCCGATCGCAGTGGGAACCGTCGAACATGTCTTTACTCATCTCAGGCTGAGTCTTCATCTTTTTCGCTGCCAACCTGTTGGTGGACGCGTGCGGCTTCGCGGTGGTTATCAGAGCCATCACTGGGTGAGACCCTCTCGCATGCTCGACTTTCCTCAAGCAACCCTGAACCGCAAAGCCCTCGAGCTGTTTCTCTAA
- the sfsA gene encoding DNA/RNA nuclease SfsA, with the protein MVGCQLDQEPRRSQAVRRKPVNIPVRADLKGVLLRRYKRFLADIETSEGEQITVHCPNPGAMTGCATPGSQIRCSTSDNPKRKLRHTLEMIRVGRSWVGLQPMHANRLVKCALEAGAIAKLRGYREVRPEVVVHGGSRLDFLLNDHPSRREPLYIEVKSVTLADRGVARFPDAITTRGRRHMDTLAQLHRQGARAVVLFIVQRVDCSSMEPADAIDPEYAKALRRACASGVEAIAMQARVTSRTIQLEHELPVRL; encoded by the coding sequence ATGGTGGGATGCCAGTTGGATCAAGAACCACGTCGAAGTCAAGCTGTCCGCAGAAAACCTGTGAACATACCCGTGCGGGCCGATCTCAAGGGTGTCCTGCTGCGGCGCTACAAACGTTTTCTCGCGGACATCGAGACATCCGAGGGTGAGCAGATCACGGTTCACTGTCCAAACCCCGGCGCCATGACGGGCTGCGCGACGCCGGGATCGCAGATTCGATGTTCGACCAGCGACAACCCCAAGCGCAAGTTGCGCCACACCCTCGAAATGATTCGAGTGGGACGCAGCTGGGTCGGGCTTCAGCCCATGCACGCCAACCGCCTGGTCAAGTGCGCCCTCGAAGCCGGCGCGATCGCAAAGCTTCGCGGGTATCGAGAGGTGCGACCCGAGGTCGTGGTCCACGGAGGCTCGCGGCTCGATTTCCTGTTGAACGATCACCCGAGCAGGCGGGAACCGCTGTACATCGAGGTCAAGAGCGTGACTCTCGCCGACCGGGGTGTCGCGCGTTTTCCCGACGCCATAACGACTCGCGGACGTCGCCACATGGACACCCTCGCACAGTTGCACCGCCAGGGAGCACGCGCGGTAGTGCTGTTCATCGTGCAACGCGTCGACTGCAGCTCGATGGAGCCCGCGGACGCAATCGATCCGGAGTACGCCAAAGCCCTGCGTCGCGCTTGTGCAAGCGGAGTCGAGGCCATCGCCATGCAGGCCCGGGTCACGTCCCGCACAATTCAGCTCGAACATGAACTGCCGGTTCGACTCTGA
- a CDS encoding 2Fe-2S iron-sulfur cluster binding domain-containing protein codes for MEFTVRFLPSGNIVRVPAGTTLLNAARQAGLPVMSACGENQLCALCGLEIVEGIEALPPEPDEEAHIKELNRVDEKLRLSCQLEIVGDLVVRAEYW; via the coding sequence GTGGAATTCACGGTTCGTTTCTTGCCGTCGGGCAATATTGTCCGGGTCCCCGCCGGAACCACCCTGCTCAACGCGGCGCGCCAGGCGGGGTTGCCGGTGATGTCCGCCTGCGGTGAGAATCAGCTCTGCGCCCTTTGCGGACTTGAAATCGTCGAGGGCATCGAAGCCCTGCCCCCGGAGCCCGACGAGGAGGCGCACATCAAGGAACTCAACCGGGTCGACGAGAAGCTGCGTCTTTCGTGTCAGCTCGAGATCGTGGGCGACCTGGTGGTGAGGGCTGAATATTGGTAG
- a CDS encoding DUF4079 family protein — translation MTLCLAALIAALRIGLRMRKRRLAGGPRDLDLIRLHLKLAKPAIVLVMFGFVGGALSSTLIRGWTLFNSSHGVLGLIVVCLFGATAYLGYRAERGEGEPGIHGLLGVLTILIASLAAFAGFVLLP, via the coding sequence ATGACGCTGTGTCTGGCGGCGCTCATTGCCGCACTGCGGATCGGACTCAGAATGCGCAAGCGCCGGCTCGCCGGGGGTCCGCGCGACCTGGACTTGATCCGCCTGCATCTCAAGCTCGCCAAACCGGCAATCGTTCTTGTCATGTTCGGATTTGTCGGCGGCGCTCTCTCATCGACGTTGATTCGCGGTTGGACGCTGTTCAACAGTTCTCACGGCGTATTGGGCTTGATCGTCGTATGCCTGTTCGGAGCCACTGCCTACTTGGGGTACCGCGCGGAGCGAGGAGAAGGCGAGCCGGGGATTCACGGCTTGCTTGGGGTGCTCACAATTCTCATCGCCTCACTGGCCGCATTCGCCGGTTTCGTACTTCTTCCCTGA
- a CDS encoding histidine phosphatase family protein: MPNKPLFSQDSSKLQRIVLLRHGETVGRSSVRFFGATDVMLSGLGADQAAAVAEVIGSQNFDLVVASPLQRAWRSALIVAPGREIRLEDRFREIDFGRWEGLTREEIEARDPKLYSQWEQQGPKFDFPDGDRREAFRARVVAGLAHLLVMPVASILIVAHKGIVRTIVEELSGAALERDQPPLAGLLELTRTAEQTWKLAKLTL, from the coding sequence ATGCCGAACAAGCCGTTATTTTCCCAGGACAGCTCGAAACTCCAGCGTATCGTTCTCTTGAGACACGGCGAGACTGTCGGCCGTTCGAGCGTGCGGTTTTTCGGCGCAACCGATGTCATGCTCTCGGGGCTCGGGGCGGACCAGGCCGCTGCGGTCGCAGAAGTGATCGGGTCCCAGAACTTCGATCTGGTGGTCGCGAGCCCTTTGCAGCGGGCGTGGCGGTCGGCGCTCATCGTGGCTCCGGGGCGGGAGATTCGCCTGGAAGATCGGTTCCGCGAAATCGATTTCGGTCGCTGGGAGGGGCTCACCCGCGAGGAAATCGAGGCAAGAGACCCAAAGCTCTATTCCCAATGGGAGCAGCAGGGTCCGAAGTTCGATTTTCCGGACGGCGACCGAAGGGAAGCCTTTCGCGCCCGGGTGGTTGCGGGTCTTGCCCACCTGCTCGTCATGCCGGTCGCCTCGATTCTGATCGTCGCGCACAAGGGCATCGTCCGCACGATCGTCGAGGAGCTCAGCGGTGCCGCGCTCGAACGGGATCAACCCCCGCTCGCTGGCCTGCTCGAACTCACCCGTACCGCCGAACAAACCTGGAAGCTAGCTAAGCTCACCCTCTAG
- a CDS encoding cobalamin biosynthesis protein CbiX, with the protein MKRAILLVDHGSRRAEANAQLSAVAEALRARIPGEIVEIAHMELAEPNVASGISRCVDAGAQTIVVHPYFLGPGRHTRESIPELVDAAAQQHPGIEIRISEPLGLHKGLIDAVLDRVAKLA; encoded by the coding sequence GTGAAGCGAGCCATCCTGTTGGTAGACCACGGCAGTCGACGTGCCGAAGCCAACGCTCAACTGAGCGCCGTGGCCGAGGCGCTGCGCGCGCGAATTCCGGGCGAAATTGTCGAAATCGCCCACATGGAACTCGCCGAGCCCAACGTGGCCTCGGGAATTTCGCGCTGTGTCGATGCCGGCGCCCAGACGATCGTCGTGCACCCCTACTTCCTGGGTCCCGGCCGTCACACCCGAGAGAGCATTCCCGAGTTGGTCGATGCCGCTGCACAGCAGCATCCCGGCATCGAGATCCGCATTAGTGAGCCTCTCGGGCTTCACAAGGGTTTGATCGACGCGGTACTCGATCGAGTTGCGAAGCTCGCATGA
- the aroC gene encoding chorismate synthase, giving the protein MASKFGKAFQIATFGESHGGGVGVVIDGCPPRLEISAAEIQRDLDRRKPGQSRLTSPRKEADEVEILSGVFEGVTLGTPIALLVRNADARPSAYEDMKNLYRPSHADFTYEAKYGIRNWQGGGRASARETVGRVAAGAIARKILAQVAGVEVLAWVDRVQSIQAKVDPATVSLEQIDATIVRCPDPDAAKEMIEKIDEARERRDSMGGVVACCVRNVPLGLGEPVFDKLSAQLAGAMFSLPAVKGFEIGSGFAGTELYGSEHNDPFVPAPGSVPGDGTPPITSSNRSGGIQGGISNGQPIEFRVAFKPTATIGIAQQTVDRDGNPVTLEAQGRHDPCVLPRAVVIVEAMACLVLVDDYLRQKAVDVLPSML; this is encoded by the coding sequence GTGGCGAGCAAGTTTGGAAAAGCCTTTCAGATTGCAACCTTTGGGGAATCCCACGGCGGCGGCGTAGGGGTCGTGATCGACGGATGTCCGCCGAGGTTGGAGATCAGCGCAGCCGAGATCCAGCGAGATCTCGACCGCCGCAAACCGGGACAAAGCCGCCTGACATCTCCCCGCAAAGAGGCGGACGAAGTCGAGATTTTGTCGGGAGTTTTCGAGGGCGTAACGCTCGGGACTCCGATCGCACTCCTGGTCCGCAACGCGGACGCTCGCCCTTCGGCCTACGAGGACATGAAGAACCTGTACCGGCCCTCCCACGCCGACTTCACCTACGAGGCCAAGTACGGCATTCGCAACTGGCAGGGCGGCGGTCGCGCGAGCGCTCGCGAAACCGTCGGCCGCGTGGCCGCGGGAGCCATCGCGCGCAAGATCCTCGCCCAGGTGGCAGGCGTCGAGGTGCTGGCCTGGGTGGATCGGGTGCAGTCGATCCAGGCCAAGGTGGATCCCGCAACCGTGAGCCTCGAGCAGATCGACGCAACCATCGTTCGCTGTCCCGACCCGGACGCCGCCAAAGAAATGATCGAAAAAATCGACGAAGCCCGGGAGCGCCGGGATTCCATGGGCGGCGTCGTCGCGTGCTGCGTTCGCAACGTACCGCTGGGACTCGGCGAGCCGGTCTTCGACAAGTTGAGCGCCCAACTCGCCGGCGCAATGTTCTCGCTGCCGGCGGTAAAGGGGTTCGAGATCGGCAGTGGCTTCGCAGGAACCGAACTTTACGGCAGCGAGCACAACGATCCGTTTGTTCCCGCTCCCGGCTCGGTACCGGGAGACGGCACACCCCCCATTACGTCGAGCAATCGCTCCGGCGGCATCCAGGGTGGGATCAGCAACGGACAACCCATCGAGTTCCGCGTGGCCTTCAAGCCCACCGCAACGATCGGCATCGCCCAACAAACGGTCGATCGCGACGGCAACCCCGTCACCCTGGAAGCCCAAGGTCGACACGACCCGTGCGTGCTCCCCCGCGCCGTCGTCATCGTAGAAGCGATGGCCTGCCTGGTCCTGGTAGACGACTACCTACGCCAAAAAGCCGTAGACGTCCTGCCCTCCATGCTCTAG